The Candidatus Kaelpia imicola genome contains a region encoding:
- a CDS encoding fructose-bisphosphatase class II: MIKKLICILGLIIIFPELIFNNTSIELSLRRTQEPIQSVPQIQLFTPNGDSQFDYGFKQAGEVEINSLFGEVDSSIFEQPGMEVLRVALAASIAAKFGSGQAAPVSDAKPVVSNIKAKMDLAAVRAAQNQLVELCKTTGYVVVLEGEEGPGRDSSAGAIPGTLFTSQGMILPKYYQVEEFCSSEGKRYVPDTIADVLKVLEWEHIGIGRDEVKGVIFIKFDTIENTTSTALGEIGGWSFASMRMFSFPESGATSPDILNIPAHYTPDGYIGGWTFNAPQPVSIAPYELPESAVPKLAAAYGETVDEYLSKTRFVILQRARHQRIIDDLKAMGATYVTMKDGDMPPRVFSLMQEEVLGERIVVLGTSGACEASAAVNTGMALRDRDAQFSLLQTTTESGLLHDDVTGWHEGGAEFSDEEIGEFQALNIPIGHYTQGISVSQVVTSTHESRFLFLIPVTGAREELIGNMASELPGIEIIEQGNGAKVNIHALVVYSEGRRENGGAFILTIPLQIQNLQRTRALMLHLGRQFIILEETPR, encoded by the coding sequence ATGATTAAAAAGTTAATATGTATTCTGGGACTAATTATAATTTTCCCGGAATTAATTTTTAATAATACTTCTATTGAATTATCGCTAAGGCGTACTCAAGAACCTATACAGTCAGTTCCTCAAATTCAATTATTTACTCCTAATGGCGATAGCCAATTTGACTATGGTTTTAAACAGGCAGGAGAAGTTGAGATAAATTCACTTTTTGGAGAAGTGGATTCTTCAATTTTTGAACAGCCGGGAATGGAAGTATTACGTGTTGCTCTAGCAGCATCAATTGCTGCCAAATTTGGGAGCGGTCAGGCAGCACCTGTAAGCGATGCTAAGCCAGTTGTATCAAATATCAAAGCTAAGATGGACCTTGCAGCAGTAAGAGCTGCTCAAAATCAATTAGTGGAATTATGTAAAACAACCGGCTATGTTGTTGTCCTGGAGGGAGAAGAAGGTCCAGGGAGAGATTCCTCAGCAGGTGCAATACCCGGGACGCTATTTACCTCTCAGGGTATGATTCTTCCGAAATATTATCAGGTTGAAGAGTTCTGTTCCTCTGAAGGCAAAAGATATGTCCCTGACACGATAGCGGATGTGTTAAAAGTTTTAGAGTGGGAACATATAGGAATTGGGCGCGATGAAGTTAAAGGAGTAATATTTATAAAATTCGACACTATTGAGAATACTACTTCTACAGCTTTAGGTGAGATTGGCGGCTGGAGTTTTGCAAGTATGAGAATGTTTTCTTTCCCGGAATCCGGTGCAACCTCACCAGATATTCTTAACATTCCTGCACATTATACTCCTGACGGCTATATAGGTGGTTGGACATTTAATGCTCCCCAACCTGTTAGTATTGCGCCTTATGAATTACCTGAGTCGGCTGTCCCTAAACTTGCAGCTGCTTATGGTGAAACTGTTGATGAGTATTTAAGTAAGACCAGATTTGTAATTTTACAGAGAGCAAGACATCAAAGGATTATAGACGATTTAAAAGCAATGGGAGCAACTTATGTTACGATGAAAGACGGTGATATGCCTCCCAGAGTGTTTTCGCTTATGCAGGAAGAAGTACTGGGTGAGAGAATAGTTGTTTTAGGTACTAGTGGTGCCTGTGAAGCTTCTGCTGCGGTAAATACAGGGATGGCGTTAAGAGATAGAGATGCACAGTTTTCACTCCTTCAGACTACTACAGAATCCGGTCTTCTTCATGATGATGTTACTGGCTGGCATGAAGGAGGAGCGGAATTTTCAGATGAGGAAATTGGGGAATTTCAAGCACTCAATATTCCAATAGGACACTATACTCAGGGAATATCAGTTAGCCAGGTTGTTACCTCAACGCATGAATCCCGGTTTTTATTCCTTATCCCTGTAACCGGTGCCAGAGAAGAACTGATAGGTAATATGGCCTCAGAACTTCCTGGGATAGAAATAATTGAACAAGGGAATGGGGCTAAGGTTAACATTCATGCCTTGGTAGTTTATAGCGAAGGAAGAAGAGAAAACGGCGGAGCATTTATTTTAACTATTCCTCTCCAGATTCAGAATTTACAAAGGACACGAGCCTTAATGCTGCATCTTGGCAGACAGTTTATTATTTTAGAGGAAACACCGCGGTAG
- a CDS encoding class II fructose-bisphosphate aldolase, with translation MRNINSKVILASFLLVFSLITHNENIANYTCRRVHTEDRFFQIHPMLVSSAEILFIVQESGRQAVIMAVNPRSVPDIIIPAIMQAAMDAKTPIMFELAASEINVEVDYNDLKKAYVGLTPAEFVEKIRYYAYQLGLNVPFAIHGDHVAVKKNTEEEIVKAEALVRAEVEAGFSSIALDPSHCMELDPLKLVERLNGSSLDDLKLIPDVADVLAQRIIDHGEFSSLEELQEIEGIGEATAAVITTYLELLDNINITARLAKLIPEGVGLEVEVGEIGHTVPDPENPEQNIQVLTTVLEATTFTRALQKRGINPDMLAIHNGTEHGWSHDADGNRVPQLGIDLQRTSEVKDDIAPLGVVPVQHGTSSTSPENLALFVASGIFKANVATNWQDIMLDNIPPAMRVEVEQWIWDNFGEKERPKHDSDQRFMDKSIKWANKYIIRGDFGEIPEANRALIWNAAYESAMEYFRSFNSVGILEETP, from the coding sequence ATGCGGAACATAAATTCTAAAGTAATATTAGCATCTTTTCTCTTGGTTTTTTCTCTTATAACTCATAATGAAAATATTGCTAATTATACTTGTCGGCGTGTGCATACTGAAGATAGGTTTTTTCAAATTCATCCTATGTTAGTTTCATCGGCAGAAATTCTTTTTATTGTTCAAGAAAGCGGGCGTCAGGCAGTTATTATGGCCGTCAATCCCCGAAGTGTTCCTGATATAATAATTCCTGCTATTATGCAGGCGGCTATGGATGCCAAAACTCCGATAATGTTTGAACTTGCAGCGTCAGAAATAAATGTAGAGGTTGACTATAATGATTTGAAAAAGGCATATGTGGGATTAACTCCAGCTGAGTTTGTAGAAAAGATTCGCTACTATGCATATCAGTTAGGACTAAATGTTCCTTTTGCAATTCATGGAGATCATGTAGCTGTTAAGAAAAATACAGAAGAAGAGATCGTTAAAGCTGAAGCATTAGTACGAGCAGAAGTTGAAGCAGGATTTTCATCAATTGCACTTGATCCTTCACATTGTATGGAATTAGATCCTCTAAAGTTAGTCGAAAGATTGAATGGTTCATCATTGGATGATTTAAAACTTATTCCGGATGTCGCAGATGTGCTCGCCCAGAGAATTATTGACCATGGTGAATTTAGCAGTTTGGAGGAATTACAAGAGATAGAAGGGATTGGTGAAGCAACAGCTGCGGTAATAACGACCTATCTTGAGCTTCTTGATAATATAAATATTACAGCCCGATTAGCCAAACTTATCCCGGAGGGAGTTGGATTAGAGGTTGAGGTAGGTGAAATTGGGCATACAGTGCCTGATCCTGAAAATCCAGAACAAAATATTCAGGTATTAACAACAGTGTTAGAGGCAACAACATTTACCAGAGCGCTGCAAAAAAGAGGTATTAATCCTGATATGCTTGCAATTCATAATGGTACCGAACATGGCTGGTCTCATGATGCAGATGGAAATAGGGTGCCGCAGCTGGGAATTGATTTACAGAGGACGAGTGAAGTTAAAGATGATATAGCCCCGTTAGGGGTTGTTCCTGTCCAGCATGGTACTTCATCGACCTCGCCAGAAAATCTGGCTCTTTTCGTTGCCAGCGGGATTTTTAAAGCTAATGTTGCTACCAACTGGCAAGATATTATGTTAGATAATATACCTCCAGCTATGCGGGTAGAAGTAGAGCAATGGATCTGGGATAATTTTGGAGAAAAGGAAAGACCTAAACATGATTCAGACCAAAGGTTTATGGATAAATCTATAAAATGGGCAAATAAATATATCATCCGTGGTGATTTTGGCGAAATTCCGGAAGCAAATAGAGCTTTAATTTGGAACGCTGCTTATGAAAGCGCAATGGAATACTTTAGGTCATTTAATTCTGTAGGGATACTTGAAGAAACTCCCTGA
- a CDS encoding SGNH/GDSL hydrolase family protein, whose product MKKKINKTVIILSSIVISLGLIEILLRLTNYIPFDHKSINDIRSFIYHHEDIGWCSKDPDLYWRFNEGSYAMGEIIGQPTTLNINSQGIRGPEITSEKKKNNLRIVCLGDSTTLGWEIDYKYTYEQQLQSLLNEKMKNIHFEVINAGVNGYSAYQGYRLLNKYIDFWKPDIITVYFGVNDHFEAKRFYNQIENSVVRKIDEGLRSTSYLYSLFKKIYLRNQMITSAKKRTGLQERELENEYRNNLELIIDLAEKNKAKVIFLTYPVSEEIYNDEVFPYNKLILKTAQKRECRLVDLVDAFKENRENKIFYDNIHPTPFGYSIIAKKLAEAIYEEINNI is encoded by the coding sequence ATGAAAAAGAAGATTAATAAAACCGTAATAATTTTAAGCAGCATAGTTATTAGTTTAGGGTTGATTGAGATTTTGTTACGATTAACCAATTATATCCCGTTTGATCATAAATCTATTAATGACATTCGTTCTTTCATTTATCACCATGAGGATATTGGCTGGTGCTCCAAAGATCCCGACCTATACTGGCGTTTCAATGAAGGTTCTTATGCTATGGGTGAAATTATAGGCCAGCCGACAACCCTAAATATTAACTCGCAGGGGATAAGAGGACCTGAAATTACAAGCGAAAAAAAGAAGAATAACCTTCGTATCGTTTGCTTGGGAGATTCAACTACTTTAGGCTGGGAGATAGATTACAAGTATACTTATGAACAGCAGCTGCAATCTTTGCTGAATGAAAAAATGAAAAATATTCATTTTGAAGTGATAAATGCTGGAGTTAACGGATATAGCGCTTATCAAGGATATCGTCTGTTAAATAAATATATCGATTTTTGGAAGCCCGATATAATCACCGTTTACTTCGGTGTTAATGACCATTTTGAAGCCAAAAGGTTTTATAACCAAATTGAGAATAGTGTAGTCAGAAAAATAGATGAAGGCTTGAGAAGTACCTCATATCTCTATAGTTTATTTAAAAAAATATATTTGCGTAATCAGATGATAACCTCTGCTAAAAAAAGAACGGGTTTACAAGAAAGAGAGTTGGAGAATGAATATAGGAATAACTTAGAATTGATTATTGATTTAGCAGAAAAGAATAAAGCAAAAGTTATTTTCTTAACCTATCCTGTCTCTGAAGAAATCTATAACGATGAGGTTTTTCCCTATAATAAGTTAATACTAAAAACAGCGCAGAAAAGAGAATGCCGTTTGGTTGATCTTGTAGATGCGTTTAAAGAAAACAGAGAAAATAAAATTTTTTATGACAATATTCATCCAACTCCTTTTGGGTATAGTATTATCGCTAAAAAATTAGCCGAAGCAATATATGAAGAGATAAATAATATCTAA
- a CDS encoding class I SAM-dependent methyltransferase, giving the protein MSIKNYFIEKYGYLYRDLRLKFAIIKARWYDRLLGINAGNLFRITEDNSLYKDMVDYCPTFFGRLEKMAAYLRPTEDDVFADLGCGKGRVIFFMAQQKIKKVIGVELNPELFAIAQMNLKSLRRKNSPIELLNIDAAYFDPIEITAVFLFDPFGRRTLERVLSNIKDSLAANPRKVRIVYYNTRFRQLLDDQDWLIYEGFIENSACLVWRSNLKNNQS; this is encoded by the coding sequence ATGAGCATCAAGAACTATTTTATTGAGAAATATGGATATCTCTATAGAGACTTAAGACTTAAATTCGCCATTATAAAAGCTCGCTGGTACGATAGGCTGCTGGGTATAAACGCTGGCAATCTCTTTAGAATAACCGAGGATAATAGCCTTTATAAAGATATGGTTGATTACTGCCCGACTTTTTTTGGCCGATTGGAGAAGATGGCGGCCTATTTAAGGCCAACGGAGGACGATGTATTTGCAGATCTAGGCTGCGGTAAAGGAAGAGTAATTTTTTTTATGGCCCAGCAGAAAATAAAAAAGGTTATTGGCGTAGAGTTAAATCCGGAGCTTTTTGCCATTGCCCAGATGAACTTAAAGAGCCTTAGACGCAAAAATTCTCCGATAGAACTTTTGAATATCGATGCTGCCTATTTTGACCCCATAGAGATTACCGCGGTCTTTTTATTTGATCCCTTTGGCCGAAGAACACTGGAACGGGTTCTTAGTAATATAAAGGACTCTTTAGCAGCAAATCCCCGTAAGGTTCGTATAGTATACTATAATACACGATTTCGGCAGCTTCTAGATGATCAAGACTGGCTGATTTATGAAGGATTTATTGAAAACTCTGCATGTCTTGTCTGGCGCAGTAATTTAAAAAATAACCAAAGCTGA
- a CDS encoding glutamine--tRNA ligase/YqeY domain fusion protein, which translates to MKTELSNFITEIIDKDLLGGKYGEKIHTRFPPEPNGYLHIGHAKSICLNFGLAGKYKGLCNLRFDDTNPSKEEVEYVDSIKEDISWLGFNWEDREYFASDYFKRFYQAALELIKKGKAYVCDLSTDEIREHRGTLTEPGENSPYRDRVVDENLDLFKGMREGEFKDGSKVLRAKIDMAHPNMLMRDPVLYRIKREHHHRTKDGWVIYPMYDFAHCLSDSFEKITHSICTLEFENNRPLYDWILDQLDYYHPQQIEFARLNLSFTVVSKRKLLELINSEVVTGWDDPRMPTISGLRRRGYTPESIRDFCYKIGVSKVNSRIDISLLENSIREELNKTSPRVMAVLNPLKVVIENYPEDKIEELDAVNNPEDESMGVRKVSFSRILYIERDDFMEEPPSKFYRLSPGREVRLRYGYFIRCKEVIKDDKGKIVELRCSYDPETKGGDAPDGRRVKATLHWVSKESAVDAEVRLYGHLFLKPNPDEAKEGEDFKSNLNPGSLSVIKNAKLESSLSDAKKSIRYQFERKGYFTLDKDSSKDNLIFNRIVSLRDSWAKINKQQS; encoded by the coding sequence ATGAAGACAGAACTCTCTAATTTTATCACAGAGATTATCGATAAAGATTTACTTGGCGGTAAGTATGGAGAAAAAATCCATACAAGATTTCCTCCTGAGCCTAACGGCTATCTTCATATCGGCCATGCTAAATCTATCTGTCTTAACTTTGGCTTGGCCGGGAAGTATAAAGGGTTATGTAACCTCCGTTTTGATGATACGAATCCCAGCAAAGAAGAGGTTGAGTATGTTGATTCTATAAAAGAGGATATAAGCTGGCTTGGTTTTAACTGGGAGGATAGGGAATATTTTGCATCGGACTACTTCAAGAGGTTTTATCAGGCTGCTCTAGAGCTTATAAAGAAGGGTAAGGCTTATGTCTGTGATTTATCAACGGATGAGATAAGAGAGCACCGCGGTACGCTTACAGAACCTGGAGAGAATAGTCCTTATAGAGATAGAGTAGTCGATGAGAATCTAGATCTATTTAAAGGGATGAGGGAGGGTGAGTTTAAAGACGGCTCAAAAGTATTGCGGGCTAAGATAGATATGGCCCATCCTAATATGCTCATGCGTGATCCGGTCTTATATAGGATCAAAAGAGAGCATCACCATAGAACTAAAGACGGCTGGGTGATATACCCGATGTATGACTTTGCCCATTGCTTAAGCGACTCTTTTGAAAAGATAACTCATTCAATCTGTACTCTTGAGTTTGAAAACAATAGGCCCTTATATGACTGGATATTAGATCAGCTTGATTATTACCATCCCCAGCAGATTGAGTTTGCAAGGTTAAACCTCTCCTTTACTGTTGTGAGTAAGAGAAAGTTATTAGAGCTGATTAACTCAGAAGTTGTAACCGGCTGGGATGATCCCCGGATGCCGACAATATCAGGTCTTAGGCGGCGTGGCTATACTCCGGAGTCAATTAGAGATTTCTGTTATAAGATAGGGGTATCTAAGGTAAATAGCCGTATTGATATAAGCCTGCTTGAGAACTCAATCAGAGAAGAGTTGAACAAGACCTCACCAAGAGTTATGGCAGTGCTTAATCCTCTAAAGGTTGTAATAGAGAATTATCCCGAAGATAAGATTGAAGAGCTTGATGCGGTAAATAATCCGGAAGATGAGTCTATGGGGGTAAGGAAGGTCTCTTTCTCCCGCATTCTCTATATCGAAAGAGATGATTTTATGGAAGAGCCTCCAAGTAAGTTTTATCGTTTATCGCCAGGACGTGAGGTAAGGCTGCGTTACGGCTACTTTATAAGATGCAAGGAAGTCATAAAAGATGATAAAGGTAAGATAGTTGAGTTGAGGTGCAGCTATGACCCCGAAACCAAAGGAGGAGATGCTCCGGATGGCAGAAGAGTCAAAGCGACTCTTCATTGGGTCTCAAAAGAGAGTGCAGTTGATGCAGAGGTCCGTCTCTACGGCCATCTCTTCTTAAAACCTAATCCTGATGAAGCAAAAGAGGGAGAAGACTTTAAGTCTAATCTTAATCCCGGCTCTCTATCAGTTATTAAGAATGCTAAGCTTGAGAGTTCTCTTTCTGATGCAAAGAAAAGCATAAGGTATCAGTTCGAGAGAAAAGGATACTTTACTTTAGATAAAGATTCATCTAAAGATAATCTGATATTTAACCGTATTGTCTCTCTGCGTGACAGCTGGGCCAAGATTAATAAGCAGCAATCTTAA
- a CDS encoding tetratricopeptide repeat protein has translation MLSKISKDKKITVSHILLITVLIAIIYSNSINVGFLWDDKALIKNNVYVKSPTKIAEVFKSDWGAGAGKRYNFYRPLATLSYMLNYSLDRLNVRYYHIFNILLHILVGISLYWLLRLLLLNRLLSLLTTLLYISHPIHTDSVTYLSGRAGILVALFVVTGFMLYIKSTNKKSKTLFSLSLISYILSLLSKESALIFVLIIFCYHYIFNLKIDKLKIVSLTIVTFIYLFIRSSIIESSLIANLISLNFIQRIPGFFVAIVDYLRILIIPYGLHFDYGKLTFSWGYYKTLLGLFIFIGSIYYALKTKNRDRVLSLSILWFSIALIPVSNIFYPLPFYMSEHYLYIPSIGFFLIFIVLITKLIKKLDKSKQLKISIYLFLVSLITTYSSLTYRQNNYWKNPITFYKHIIKYNPKSTNAYINLGCEYREMSDINNAYLCYKKALDLDKNNEETYNNLGFIYLTKGNIRSAIASFEKAIELNPQYGSAYTNLGNLYSSQKEIDKALPLYKKAIEINPNDASAFYNLAVTSFIRKRYSLAKEYCLKALELGFDKAHPDFLKTLKIKNNR, from the coding sequence ATGCTATCTAAAATATCTAAGGATAAAAAGATAACAGTCTCTCATATTCTCCTAATAACTGTTCTCATAGCTATCATCTACTCTAACTCAATCAATGTAGGTTTTCTCTGGGATGATAAAGCTCTAATTAAAAACAATGTTTACGTAAAATCTCCTACCAAAATAGCCGAAGTATTTAAATCTGACTGGGGTGCAGGAGCAGGAAAAAGATATAATTTCTACCGCCCGCTTGCAACTCTAAGCTATATGCTTAACTATTCATTGGATAGATTAAACGTCAGATACTACCATATATTCAACATACTATTACATATACTTGTTGGAATATCTTTATACTGGCTTTTAAGATTACTGCTGTTAAACAGATTACTATCTTTATTAACAACCTTGCTGTATATATCCCACCCGATACATACAGACTCAGTAACATATCTATCTGGAAGAGCAGGAATTTTAGTCGCCCTATTTGTAGTAACCGGATTCATGCTGTATATAAAAAGTACAAACAAAAAATCAAAAACTCTTTTTAGCTTATCACTTATAAGCTATATTCTATCCTTGCTATCAAAAGAGAGTGCATTAATATTTGTCCTGATAATCTTCTGCTATCACTACATCTTTAATTTAAAAATAGATAAACTTAAAATTGTCTCTCTAACAATAGTAACATTCATATACCTATTTATAAGAAGTTCGATTATTGAATCATCATTAATAGCTAATCTAATCTCTCTAAACTTCATTCAAAGAATCCCGGGATTTTTTGTAGCCATAGTAGATTATCTGAGAATACTTATTATACCCTACGGCCTACATTTTGATTATGGCAAGCTTACATTCTCCTGGGGTTACTATAAAACACTTTTAGGCCTATTCATATTTATAGGTTCTATCTATTACGCACTTAAAACAAAAAATAGAGATAGAGTATTGAGTCTCTCTATTCTCTGGTTTTCTATTGCTTTAATTCCTGTATCAAATATTTTCTATCCCCTGCCTTTTTATATGTCAGAACATTATCTATATATTCCTTCAATAGGATTCTTCCTAATATTTATAGTTTTAATTACAAAATTGATTAAAAAATTAGATAAATCCAAACAGCTTAAAATTTCAATCTATCTATTCTTAGTTTCATTAATAACGACTTACTCCTCTCTTACATATAGACAGAATAATTACTGGAAGAACCCGATAACCTTTTACAAACATATAATAAAATATAACCCTAAAAGTACTAATGCATACATAAACTTAGGCTGTGAATACAGAGAGATGAGTGATATAAATAATGCATACTTATGCTACAAGAAGGCTCTTGATCTTGACAAAAATAATGAAGAGACATATAACAATCTCGGATTTATCTATTTAACTAAAGGTAATATAAGGAGTGCAATAGCGAGCTTTGAAAAAGCAATAGAGCTCAATCCTCAATACGGTTCAGCCTATACAAATCTGGGAAACCTATATAGTTCTCAGAAAGAGATAGATAAAGCTCTACCTCTCTATAAAAAGGCTATAGAGATAAACCCTAATGACGCAAGCGCATTTTACAACTTGGCTGTAACTTCTTTTATCCGTAAAAGATACAGTCTTGCAAAAGAGTATTGTCTAAAGGCTCTGGAATTAGGATTTGACAAAGCTCACCCTGACTTCTTAAAGACACTTAAGATAAAAAACAACCGTTAA
- a CDS encoding alginate export family protein codes for MKKLLIIAALMMLAMPAFAAVQNVKVSGDITTYGVGQYVFDLDDRSTDIEGGAGDEENFFATITRLRVDADLTDNVAATVRLVNEREWDTQYCSSGDTTDAIMDLAYITLKEIFYSPLTVMIGRQELAYGSKLVVGDPNTNAVKSSDSDLTNAPYLSKIKSFDAIRGVLDYDPWTIDLVYAKIDEAFEAASTEDEDILGINFAYDFADYEAEAEGYFFYVDGDPEASYSSSEANIDGYVLGLRGSLAPVDGLTVGAEIAIQGGDYANGPAVTNRDLDAMAATVEGSYVWDNEYAPMIKLCYDYRSGEKAGTSSGDYEAWLPLYEDQTKGLIADYLFSGANAGVNSNSNIINLGGSFQPTEDLTIALDWFHYILDEKLTSSNDQSYSSWSPVGSVTIDSEDDLGDEIDLALIYDYTEDVVIGLQAGWFMPGDVFDATNNDDAYELLGSIAVSF; via the coding sequence ATGAAGAAGTTATTAATTATTGCAGCGCTTATGATGTTGGCTATGCCAGCATTTGCAGCTGTACAGAATGTAAAAGTAAGTGGTGATATCACTACTTATGGAGTAGGTCAGTATGTGTTTGATTTAGATGACAGAAGTACTGACATTGAAGGTGGTGCGGGTGACGAAGAAAATTTCTTTGCCACAATTACTCGTTTAAGAGTAGATGCAGATTTAACAGATAATGTTGCAGCTACAGTTAGACTTGTAAATGAAAGAGAGTGGGATACGCAATATTGTAGCAGTGGAGATACTACTGATGCAATCATGGACCTTGCTTATATAACTTTAAAGGAGATATTCTATTCTCCTTTAACAGTTATGATAGGCCGTCAAGAGCTTGCATACGGCAGCAAACTTGTTGTCGGTGATCCTAACACAAATGCAGTTAAATCGTCAGATAGTGATTTAACAAATGCTCCTTATCTGAGCAAAATTAAATCGTTTGATGCTATCCGCGGTGTGCTTGATTATGATCCTTGGACAATCGATCTTGTCTATGCAAAAATTGATGAGGCATTTGAAGCAGCAAGCACAGAGGATGAAGATATTCTCGGTATAAATTTTGCTTATGATTTTGCTGACTATGAAGCAGAAGCAGAAGGTTATTTCTTCTACGTTGATGGCGATCCAGAAGCTTCTTACTCATCAAGCGAAGCAAATATCGATGGTTATGTTCTTGGTTTAAGAGGCAGCTTAGCCCCTGTTGATGGTTTAACAGTTGGTGCAGAGATTGCTATCCAGGGTGGAGACTATGCTAATGGTCCTGCTGTAACCAATAGAGACCTTGATGCTATGGCAGCAACAGTGGAAGGTTCATATGTTTGGGATAATGAATATGCTCCTATGATTAAACTTTGTTATGACTATAGATCTGGTGAGAAAGCAGGAACATCAAGCGGTGATTATGAAGCGTGGTTACCTCTCTATGAAGATCAGACCAAAGGTTTGATTGCTGATTATTTATTTAGCGGTGCAAATGCTGGTGTGAATTCAAACTCAAACATCATAAACCTCGGTGGTTCTTTTCAACCGACGGAAGATTTAACAATTGCACTTGACTGGTTCCATTATATTTTAGATGAGAAACTTACATCTTCTAATGACCAGTCGTATTCTAGCTGGTCACCAGTCGGTTCAGTTACTATAGATAGTGAAGATGATCTTGGTGATGAAATCGACCTTGCTTTAATCTATGATTATACAGAAGATGTTGTCATAGGTTTACAGGCTGGTTGGTTTATGCCGGGTGATGTATTTGATGCTACAAACAACGATGATGCATATGAACTGCTTGGTTCTATAGCAGTTAGTTTCTAA
- a CDS encoding type II toxin-antitoxin system HicB family antitoxin has protein sequence MHIKIILEPSEEGGYTAIVPALPGCISEGDTREEALKNIREAIELYLEPAADDAIFAPNSEQVEITV, from the coding sequence ATGCATATAAAAATTATTTTAGAACCGAGTGAAGAAGGTGGTTATACGGCTATAGTTCCTGCTCTCCCTGGATGTATAAGTGAAGGCGATACGCGGGAAGAAGCTTTAAAAAACATTCGTGAAGCAATAGAACTTTATTTAGAACCGGCAGCTGATGATGCTATCTTTGCTCCCAATTCTGAACAAGTAGAAATTACAGTATGA
- a CDS encoding response regulator: MAKRILVVDDDADIRDVLTILFKSEGFEVEEASNGKEAIDKIHHRPPDLVITDYVMPEVDGERLCRFIKRDLLLRHIPVIMLTGKKEDVTDKIKGIDAGADDYIVKTTDEKELIARVKMVLRRAEIDLDANPLTRLPGNVTILNEIESRIKSENKFAVCYVDLDKFKSYNDKYGFEKGDRIIQETARVLIETVDEIGQKNDFIGHVGGDDFVIIADAERAKEISKSVIKKFDSKIPRYYPKKDREKGYIESKDRKGNKENVPLMSVTVSVITNNNIEFKHVAEVAERGAEVKEYTKTLPGSNYAIDRRD; this comes from the coding sequence ATGGCTAAGAGAATTTTAGTCGTAGATGATGATGCTGATATAAGAGATGTCTTAACGATACTGTTTAAATCAGAAGGCTTTGAAGTTGAAGAAGCCTCTAATGGAAAAGAAGCCATAGATAAAATCCATCACAGACCGCCTGACCTGGTTATAACAGACTATGTTATGCCTGAAGTCGACGGTGAGAGACTCTGCCGCTTCATAAAGAGAGACCTGCTCTTACGCCACATCCCTGTAATAATGCTTACAGGTAAAAAAGAAGATGTAACTGATAAGATAAAAGGAATAGATGCAGGAGCCGATGACTATATAGTCAAAACCACAGATGAGAAAGAATTAATTGCCCGCGTCAAGATGGTCTTAAGACGCGCCGAGATAGACCTTGATGCCAACCCCTTAACCCGCTTACCCGGTAATGTAACAATATTAAATGAGATTGAGAGCAGAATAAAATCAGAAAACAAATTTGCAGTCTGCTATGTCGATTTAGATAAGTTTAAATCCTATAATGATAAATACGGATTTGAAAAAGGTGATAGAATCATCCAGGAGACCGCCCGCGTACTTATTGAGACAGTAGATGAGATAGGCCAAAAAAATGATTTTATAGGCCATGTCGGAGGAGATGACTTTGTAATAATAGCAGATGCTGAGAGGGCAAAAGAGATATCTAAATCAGTTATAAAGAAGTTTGACTCCAAGATACCCCGTTACTACCCTAAAAAAGATAGAGAAAAAGGCTACATAGAATCAAAAGATAGAAAAGGAAATAAAGAGAATGTTCCTTTAATGTCTGTAACTGTATCTGTTATAACTAACAATAATATAGAGTTCAAACACGTTGCAGAAGTAGCCGAGAGAGGGGCTGAAGTAAAAGAGTACACCAAAACACTCCCTGGAAGCAACTACGCAATAGATAGAAGGGATTAA